The DNA window ccgtgtcagcgtgggtttcctccgggtgctccggcttcctcccacggtccaaaaacacatgttggtaggtggattggcgactcaaaaagtgtccgaatgtgtgagtgtgtgtgtctgactggcgccccctccagggtgtattcccaccttgcgcccaatgattccaggtaggctctggacccaccgcaaccctgaactggataagcggttacagataatgaatgaatgaatgaatataaaaatattagtgtgtgtgtgtgtgtatgtccacATTTTAATGAAACTATGTAAGAAGGGCATTACCCCTGTCTCTCTGTAACTAGCAAACAGTAATGATATGCAAAAACATATTGGTTTATCAGACATTCAAAATAGAAAATGTTGTATGTACTTACAGTTGCAAAGAAAATGCCTTGAGTCATGGTCTGTAGACTAGACTAGATTTAAATAACATGCTGAAGAAGAAATTGGACAATCCACTAAGTATTCCTTGACAAAATAAGGTGCAATAAATCAAATGGGGAGTGACTGCTGTCACCTTGTTTTTTGGCTGAATTTTTGTTTAGCTCATTATTGTGAATATTATGGgtttttttccacttttaaaCATAACTGAGTAGTGTGTAGAGCCAtttaacatgtaaaatgtttgtttgtaaagCTGTTTGTTTTATTGCACTGTTTTTCAACATTAAATATCATATTAACCCAGATGTCACTAATGATCAATGATCTTATTTGTAGCTGATAATCATTTTGTAACTACAATTTAAAAACCTTGCAACAGAAGGTTAAACTAAGAAAAGGCAATTCCATCACTGTAGTGTCTCATTGCTCACCCCCATGAGAGGTGCCTTTCATAAAATGTAGTCCGTCATCCCACAGTATGTGGGGTTGTACTGTGGTTAGGACAGGACTGCGAGGGGCTCCAGCCAGACAGTAGGCTTCATCCACGTAAAGACCCCAACCTCTGAGGGTCTTCAGGGCTGTAGCAGAAACATCTCTGGAGCCCCATACTGTAACAAGTATGATATGGAGAGGGCTGTCTTCACATCCAAACCTTTTCCTCATCTCACCAATCAGCATTGCAAATTCTCTAATGCAGCTCTAGAAATTAAGGGAATATGATAAAATGTGCAAGGCTATGATAATTAAGCCAAACAATTGTAAACTGCTGACATTAGAATCTTGAATATACCATATAAACACACGAACACTGGGCCACTTAAAACAAAACTAATGCTTTGTGATTAGTATCAGAACTGATGCATTACCTTTCCTGCTTTGAAATTCTGTATCTGGACATCACTGAAACCCAAATCTTTAAGGCTGTCTATGGTGTCCTCTGAATGCGCAATGAGATCTCCTGAGAAGAGCACTTTCAGCTGATCCTGGATCTGTTGGCTCACCTGCTGGCACAGCAAAGCAGCAGGAAATCCTAAAGATGCCACAATTAATCAAATTAAGCCCAAAATGACAGGATTTTCATTAAGCACAACAGTTTCCACTCTTATTGAGGTCTATTCagtttctttatataaaaacgGATTTTATGCACACTGCAATGTTGAGCATATTTTTGGAAAGTACCTGCTTTTAGTGCACTGTAAACATCATCTCTGTCTGTTGATAGAAACAACTTTACTTTGTTTGCTTTCAGTGTTTCTATGAAGTCCTCTCTGGAGCAGAAGTAAAATCTGCCAATTTCTAAACCTGATTAAAGGAGAAACAAATACATGAGATCTAGTTGCCTAGAACACATCAACAAGAATTTTCAGCAATTTTATCTGTAGGTCTAACCTACCATAATGTTTTGCGCTatcaaatatatttgatttaatCTGTTCTTCACAGTCCTTTCCAAGCAGGATCAGCTCAAACTGCAAAGCCTCTTTTTCATTGTGCATTGCAAGTCTTTTGTTGACTGCTTGTACAGCCTGTTTGATACAGAACGTATGCGTAAGgtttagatttaaaaataaaaaaatacaaaatatttaacCTCTTACAGATAAATCATGGtacaactttaaaataagactaaacCCTGTAAAAAAGACTACatgtgtttattacatggttattaattaggttgtaaacaacttaaatcattaataatctAATGAAGAAGGCAAAGTAAGGTCAGCAcctggcaagatctgaggtttaactgtgtAAATGGATGTGTGTTCACTATTTGCCAAATAATATGCCACTGTTaccctttctgtctctgtgttataaatgattattaatgactgtaTTTAAAACCCAACTATAATAACCTTTTACTAAATATATTGTAATTAGATAGATTTAGATTTTAATCATATTCACATTAAGTCACACATTTTAGACATAATTGTGACTGTTGGTTCACTGTGCATACAGAGCTTGCATGTCACTAACTGAGTACACAGGACCTTTATAAGGAAGTTTAAGTCAAACATGTCACTTTAATTGTTTGCATGTTATGTATGATACACAATGAAAACCAAAGGAATGATACAAAAGGACAAGTTAGTCATTTAACTAACTAAAAATTTACATCCCTGAGTTTACAGGAGATGTCAATTTTTAGTTAGTCTTTGAAAATGAGGACAGAGCAAGTTTTCCTTTTGTATCATGCAGCAAACAATTACAGTGACATGTTTGCAACTTCTTTACTTTAAGGTTCTGTGGCTTTTGTGCATCAGTACATTGCAATGTACATATCTGTTACCATTTTGTAAAAATTGGTATGGCCAGATGGTTAAGAAGCCTCATTATACCTACCTTGATGAAAGTGAATGCTGCTCCTTTTCCCAATGTACCAGActctgtttgagtgtgtagGTCGAAAATGTCATAACAGGACACAGCAGTCACCAACATAGCGTcactctgcagagagagagagagagagagagtttaataACTTAGACACTTGACACAAAAACAATGGCCACTAACAAAGTCAGTGTACAAACTCTTCACTAAAGTCATATACACCGTGTTCACAAACATTCTTTGTATACAGACAAATATAGGaagacacacacagtcccagcagctctgtaacaaaccCATTGAGTTTCACCTTCACTATTGCAGTCTTCCTTACTTCTGTGTCCATTTTCAGAAACACTGAGATCGGTAATGAACtccaacagaaacagaaaacaaaacaaaaaaataattatgtcACTTCCTTAAATATATGGTTCCCTCCACCGCGGAGCTCAGACTAATCACGACCATGAGTTCGGCTCTGTCTGGGCGGGATAGGAAGGCCAGTTGCGTTTctaataattgtttttaaaagttttgttcCAAACCGTGGCCTTTCAAAATCCTCCGCGATTTCTCCCCTACACTTTCCTTTACCGCGCCACTGTGGCGCCACCTGCCGCTCCGGAATGGTCTCTACAACTCAAAAGAGCGCTCTgcgattttatttcattttctaaatTGTAAACAAAAATATGACGAAAGTAGGTATAGTAATGCCATCAGCACAAGTGCACTCTGTACCTGCGTAATCCTGTTTGAACGTACCCTCTGTGATGGCCTGCGTGTCGTTGTTTACACTGACCTCCAGTCAGTTGTATAAACGGACCCACCCCAACGCCCATTTCTCCGCCCCATCTCCATTTGTTtagaaagtaaataaaaaagaaagaaaaaccaaCAAtaaagcacatgtaaaatggaTACTCTTCATATTTTTACTCTTTGTAAAATTAGGCGGGAAACTGGGGTCAAACCATGAGAAGGCTGCAGGTTCGCCACCTCGAGGGCTGGCTTTTTAGAGTTTCCACCTTCAGTGGTCCAGACTGAAACCTCTTTACCATATAACGTGGAACATGAACTTTGAATAAGAAAAGAACATTGGTTTTATATTAACTTCACTGTACTTTAACTTCCAACAGGAGCTTTTAAACTAGCTACAAGAAATGCTGAGGCTGTTTCTGTAAGCCCAACATCTCTGGAGACCAGCAAAGTAAGAAGTCTATGCATCACCAAGTGTGTACCAAGACTGTATAATTGtcctaaaacagaaaaaaaattgtccTGACATAGCAAGCACACCAAAGAAAGACAAACGTGGACATCTCCTTTTGAATAATAGACAACTCACTCAGAATGCACTGACCCCATTATTTATAGAAATATGTCACTTTTGTTTGTTCGCAATATATATGTCTGAGGGGAGGGGTTTGgggtggtcctactcccaaaagtgttttattacataacttcaataatGGAATGCAGCACCATGAAAGTTCAACGGAATCCAACTGAAGTGTCTTGCGAAATATGAAAGGCAAAGTTCACGCGGCTACTGCCGCTCCTTTTACGTAATAACGGCTACAGCCCTCTCTTAAATAAATATGCAGCTAGGGCTGGCTCCGTTTGTTACTCAGAGCTCAGAGCCAAGACATGATCGCGGAGTACTTACTGCTGTGGGGCGTGATAGGAGCCGCTCTCCTTAACCCAGTGACAGGAGAAGACCATGGTAAGAATCTGCGGTAGTAAAACTTTAAATGATATGTCCACTGAAGTTTCATCTTTCTTGAAGACTGTAGGAGAACTCGTGTGTGACTGCGTAAGTACAGGCTGTGAGGCATTTCAATTCAATAGGGCGAAAGCTGACTTATTGCACACAGTGGAATGCAGCCCATTAAAGACTTTAATGTCtaaacttcacacacacagggagtgtgtttctgataatcCTTTCTAtaacaataatacattaattgaatgcaatgttTTGTGCTGTACTGGTTAAATCTTGCATTTTTGTGTGACAGGACCTGTTGTTCAGACAAAGTTAGGGGCTCTAAAAGGGCAGTATATGACAGTAAAAGGGAAAGATACAGTCATCCACAGCTATTTGGGTGTGCCATTTGCGAAGCCCCCAGTGGGTCAACTGAGACTCACCCCGCCACAAACTGCAGAAGCATGGGACGGAGTGAGGGATGCCACACAGCATCCGCACATGTAAGGAAACAAAGTTCCACTGAATACAAACtgtattccaaaaaagttgggacactaaactaattgtgaataaaaattgaatgcaatgatgtggaggtgccaacatcaagtattttattcagaatagaacacaaatcacagatcaaaagtttaaactgagagaatgtatcattttaagggaaaaatatgttgtttcaaaatttcacagtgttaacaaatccccaaaaagttgggacaaggcaatttttaccactgtgtggcattcccccttcttacaacactcaacagacgcctggggacagaggagaccagtttctcaagtttagaaataggaatgctctcacattcatgtctaatacaggcctctaacggTTCAGTcgtctttgtcgcaccttcctctttatgatgcgccaaatgttctttataggtgaaagatctggactgcaggctgccatttcagtacccggatccttctcctacgtagccatgatgttgtgattgctgcagaatgtggtctggcattatcttgttgaaaaatgcagggtcttccctgaaagagatgacgtctagatgggagcatatgttgttctagaacctgaacatagttctctgcattaatggtgcctttccagacatgaaagctgcccatgccacaagcactcatgcaaccccataccatcagtgatgcaggcttctgaacggagcgttgataacaacttgggttatccttgtcctctctggtccggatgacatggcgtcccagtgttccataaagaacttcaaatcgtgactcatctgaccacagaacagtcttccattttgccacactccattttaaaagacccctggcccagtgcaaacatctgagcttgaggagcttgcttagaaatggcttcctctttgcactgtagagtttcagcagCCCTGATAGGGACATGAAGAGGCTAAATAAACTGGTCAGAAGGGCTGGCTCAGTCTTAGACTGTCCTCTGGACTCCATGGAGGAGGTGGGGGAGAGGAGAATGTTAGCAAAACTGACATCAATTGTTGATAACCTCTCTCACTCCCTATATGCGACAGTGGGGGCCTTGAGCAGCTCCTTTAGCAGACGTCTGTTACACCCACAATGTAGGAAGGAGAGATACCTCAGAAAAAGGTCATTCATACCTACTGCTGTTAGATTATACAACACTtacaatatgtaatatatactaTTATCTTGCATATATTTTTTGCACTATCTGTCTTTGCAATACCAGTATTACTACCTCTGCCTTTTTCCCAACAATGTGAATAATCATGTGCAATAACTTCTCATGTGCAATCATCTCTGTATGGTTGTTTGGGTTATATGTTTTGTGAGTATGTAAGTTTAAGTCTTTTCctccattgtttttattgcgttactgtctttttttcccccacttcTTGTCTAATGCCTAAGATTGCGTGCTGCTGTAACGAGTGAATTTCCCTGATGTGGGATCAACAAAGTCaagtctaagtctaagtctatacccaatcatgttgtcaattgacctaattagtgttaattggtcttccagctgttcgttatatgctcaatttcctttttccagccacttattgctacttgtcccaacttttttgcaatttgttcacactgaaattttgaatcaacatatttttcctttaaaatgttacatttactcagattaaacttttgatctgtcatctatgttctattacgaataaaatagtgacatttgccatctccacattattgcattcagtATTTATTCCCAATTTGTTTAGTCTCCCATCTTTATTGGAATCCGATTTGTATGTACATGCTGTTCAGTAACCTGTACTGTAAATGAAGCTGTTGTTTGTTTAGTCaatgtacatttaaattaaCCTACAATCTCAGGTCAATAAAACAACCAATGACAGAATTCAACTACAATAAGAGTACTATGGGATTATTTTGATTCAGAAAAATCAGACATAATAAAACGTTTCTTGGTTTGTTTTAGATGCATTCAAGACAGACCACTACTTGTGCAAATTGTACAAAACATTCTTATGAACACGGAAGTTCCAGAGATGTCTGAAGACTGCCTCTACCTCAACATCTACACGCCTTCTAAACCTGGCGAAGACAGTAAATTACCTGTAAGTCACTGGGAACCTTTAAATTGTGCTCACaatttagtataaaaatga is part of the Hoplias malabaricus isolate fHopMal1 chromosome 4, fHopMal1.hap1, whole genome shotgun sequence genome and encodes:
- the LOC136695323 gene encoding cytosolic 5'-nucleotidase 1B isoform X1; protein product: MDTEVRKTAIVKSDAMLVTAVSCYDIFDLHTQTESGTLGKGAAFTFIKAVQAVNKRLAMHNEKEALQFELILLGKDCEEQIKSNIFDSAKHYGLEIGRFYFCSREDFIETLKANKVKLFLSTDRDDVYSALKAGFPAALLCQQVSQQIQDQLKVLFSGDLIAHSEDTIDSLKDLGFSDVQIQNFKAGKSCIREFAMLIGEMRKRFGCEDSPLHIILVTVWGSRDVSATALKTLRGWGLYVDEAYCLAGAPRSPVLTTVQPHILWDDGLHFMKGTSHGGEQ
- the LOC136695323 gene encoding cytosolic 5'-nucleotidase 1B isoform X2, translating into MLVTAVSCYDIFDLHTQTESGTLGKGAAFTFIKAVQAVNKRLAMHNEKEALQFELILLGKDCEEQIKSNIFDSAKHYGLEIGRFYFCSREDFIETLKANKVKLFLSTDRDDVYSALKAGFPAALLCQQVSQQIQDQLKVLFSGDLIAHSEDTIDSLKDLGFSDVQIQNFKAGKSCIREFAMLIGEMRKRFGCEDSPLHIILVTVWGSRDVSATALKTLRGWGLYVDEAYCLAGAPRSPVLTTVQPHILWDDGLHFMKGTSHGGEQ